AAATCTTTTTATAGCATCGTTTAATCTTTGTATTTCCAATAAACCAGAAAGATTTTGATCAAAAACTATATTATAGTCACTTCTATTTTGATCTAACTTCCATTCGTTATAGAATATTTTAGAATAAGGAGTTAATGGTATCTTATACATAATTTTAAACCTTTAATGTTTTTCATATAACAGATATGTTTAACCATCAAAATATCAATTTCTTTTTAAGATAGAATTCTGAAATAACCCCAGAGAGCTAAACCAAAAATCTTCAAAACAAAAGAGAACCCTTTATTTTTAAAATCACTACAACAGCAATTTAAAATATGGTTTAAATTTTTAAATTAGCGTGTACCAAAGATTACTTGTTGAACAAAACTTGGTTTTCTTATCAAAATTTTCTGTTTTTACAATTTCAAATTGCTGCTAATTAATTTCCTTATAACAAAGACAAATTACTACAACATTTTTACTTAAAGCAGAACTAATTTAGATATAAATCAACAATTTAGAATCAATCCGTCCTCTGAACGTCTTATCAATGGAACTCTAGAGACCTCTTGCAAAAAATCCATACTTTCCCACAAAAAACTTTTATTAGTTTTACTATATAGTTGATGGTATATTAGTAGATACCTTTTTTACTTTATTTATAATTTCTTCAATTTATTATAAACTCAAAAAATGAAAGTTTTAGGAATTATCCAGGTATTATTTATGACACAACAATTTTATCCATTTGTTGTCTAAGGCTTTTTGGCCTCATATCAGTCCATACTTCTTTTACATAATTGAGAACTTCCTCTTTCTTCCCCTTAGACCCCACTTGTTTCCAACCTAGTGGTATTTCCTTCCAAGCAAACCATATTGAGTATTGCTCTTCTTCATTTACTAAGCATATATATTCTTCATTATCTTCTTCTGACATATCTTCTCCTATCCTATTTATTAATATCAATTTACAGTTTAGTATTATCATTTATTAATTCTTCTTCTACAACTTGTAAAAATCCTACTCCTTTTCTTGTTTCAAGGTCAATGTCAGCTATGCATCTTACCTGATCATAATTTAGGTTTGTAGTACCTTCAATATGCAGCATTCCTTTCCCATTGCTAAAATCTAATTCTTTTACATTGGTGTTGTTTAAATCAACATTAAT
This genomic interval from Candidatus Tisiphia endosymbiont of Dioctria linearis contains the following:
- a CDS encoding MbtH family protein; this translates as MSEEDNEEYICLVNEEEQYSIWFAWKEIPLGWKQVGSKGKKEEVLNYVKEVWTDMRPKSLRQQMDKIVVS